From a single Mycosarcoma maydis chromosome 2, whole genome shotgun sequence genomic region:
- a CDS encoding putative imidazoleglycerol-phosphate dehydratase HIS3: MASNTSADAFERRTAEVKRVTNETKIEVSLSLDTHPTFAPQIINVKTGIGFLDHMLHALAKHGGMSLTLACDGDLWIDDHHTAEDCALALGAAFKKALGPVKGIKRYGTGHAPLDEALSRAVIDISSRPYCVAELGLKREKIGDLSCEMIPHVFHSFAMEAGVTLHVDCLRGDNDHHRAESAFKALALAIKEAITRTGSDDVPSTKGVL, translated from the exons ATGGCGTCAAACACATCCGCTGATGCGTTTGAGAGGCGCACCGCTGAGGTCAAACGTGTTACCAACGagaccaagatcgaggtTTCGCTTTCATTGGACACTCACCCTACATTCGCGCCACAGATCATCAATGTCAAGACTGGTATTGGGTTTCTCGACCAC ATGCTGCACGCCCTTGCTAAGCACGGTGGAATGTCTTTGACCCTTGCTTGCGACGGCGACCTCTGGATCGACGATCACCACACCGCAGAAGACTGTGCGCTTGCTCTCGGTGCCGCATTCAAGAAGGCGCTAGGCCCTGTGAAGGGTATCAAGCGCTACGGAACCGGCCACGCACCTCTTGATGAAGCGCTCAGCCGTGCTGTGATCGACATCAGCTCGCGTCCATACTGCGTTGCTGAGCTCGGGCTGAAGCGCGAAAAGATCGGCGACCTCAGCTGCGAGATGATTCCACACGTGTTCCACAGCTTTGCCATGGAGGCTGGTGTGACGCTGCACGTCGACTGCCTGCGCGGTGACAACGATCACCACCGTGCCGAGTCAGCTTTTAAGGCTCTCGCTCTGGCTATCAAAGAGGCTATTACCAGGACAGGATCGGATGATGTGCCTAGTACCAAGG GCGTTCTGTGA
- a CDS encoding oxysterol-binding protein related protein OSH3 (related to OSH3 - Member of oxysterol-binding protein family): MGGKDERKSSRPQRGFPVDNRKIDELDVVYSGWILKKKRKKMQGYAKRFLVLTNQGILTYAISPEKATRDAIEIPHASVTSSMRHGTIHVDSGSSVFHLKALSPQDFEAWRSHLRSFIPERPVGSLQRLYVSNGSDLQAIDLTEVWTRLDQTSALVEDLATHSTALKNKGSSAADAIMGALGAKSNGKDDVAAFHATAEKLVTEFEQLKTEIESKIPRVDQNAGTMRSMSGSSDISGFGGSMSRSKRMSVSSLATTGTDSAIFYDADSHGEELFMDDDAKGYDEGNTSRSESSDAEGTDSEAEESQQDTDETRTLSDSGAGGGGKVVQYRKKLPAKVSGDEVSLFSMLKKNVGKDLSTISFPVSFNCPLSLLQAAAEEYEYASDLLDRAGRCEDWVERICLVGAFAVSGYASTKLRASRKPFNPLLGETFECVREDKHWKFLAEKVVHQPPVVAFYAEGKGWKAQGWSAVKNKFWGKSLELIPEGQIRLEFGDGDVFSIQKPSSFMRNLLAGNKYLEHVGELTVTNESTGQRAVIEFKEGTMWGGAASRNGVEGKIYDANDSTVTTLKGKWSDSLARQKDKDNYQMLWEANEMPPYAEDYYGFTYFAMSLNELSEDCKDVLAPTDSRLRPDQKAFEEGDVDKAEQLKHKLEEAQRARRKQLESQAKTYTPKWFHKSDDAPGWLYGGSDGSDYFKIRKKAAENGKDAVWNEAHVPNVFDV; the protein is encoded by the coding sequence ATGGGCGGCAAGGACGAACGCAAGTCGTCGCGTCCTCAGCGCGGCTTCCCCGTAGACAACCGCAAgatcgatgagctcgacgtcgtctACTCAGGATGGATTCTTAaaaagaagcgcaagaagatGCAAGGCTACGCCAAACGCTTCCTCGTTCTGACCAACCAAGGCATCCTCACCTACGCCATCAGCCCCGAAAAGGCGACACGCGATGCCATCGAAATCCCGCACGCCTCGGTGACGAGCAGCATGCGTCATGGTACGATCCACGTTGACTCAGGCTCAAGCGTTTTCCACCTCAAGGCGCTCTCTCCGCAAGACTTTGAAGCGTGGCGTTCGCACCTTCGCTCCTTCATCCCCGAACGTCCCGTCGGAAGCTTGCAGCGTCTCTACGTTTCTAACGGCTCGGATCTGCAGGCCATCGATCTCACCGAGGTCTGGACTCGCCTCGACCAGACTTCGGCGCTCGTCGAAGATCTCGCTACGCACTCTACCGCACTGAAGAACAAGGGCTCGTCTGCTGCCGACGCCATCATGGGAGCTCTAGGTGCCAAGTCGAACGGCAAAGACGACGTGGCTGCCTTCCACGCTACTGCCGAGAAGTTGGTGACCGaattcgagcagctcaaaaCCGAAATCGAGTCCAAGATTCCGCGTGTTGATCAGAACGCAGGAACAATGCGTTCCATGTCCGGTAGCTCTGATATTAGTGGCTTCGGCGGCAGCATGAGTCGCAGCAAGCGCATGTCGgtctcgtcgcttgccACCACCGGCACCGATTCGGCCATCTTCTATGATGCTGACAGCCACGGCGAAGAGCTGTTCATGGATGATGACGCCAAGGGATACGACGAGGGCAACACCTCGCGATccgagagcagcgacgcTGAAGGCACCGATTCCGAAGCCGAGGAGTCGCAGCAGGATACCGACGAGACACGAACGCTTTCGGATTCCGGGGCAggtggcggcggcaagGTTGTGCAGTACCGCAAGAAGCTTCCTGCCAAGGTGTCCGGAGACGAAGTGTCACTGTTCAGCATGCTCAAGAAGAACGTCGGCAAGGATCTGTCGACCATCTCGTTTCCAGTTTCGTTCAACTGCCCGctttcgctgctgcaggcggCTGCTGAAGAGTACGAATATGCGTCGGACCTCCTGGACCGCGCTGGCAGATGCGAGGACTGGGTGGAGCGCATCTGCCTCGTTGGCGCGTTTGCGGTTTCGGGCTATGCGagcaccaagctgcgcgCCAGTCGTAAGCCATTCAATCCTCTGCTCGGCGAGACGTTTGAATGCGTACGCGAAGACAAGCACTGGAAGTTCCTCGCCGAAAAGGTGGTACACCAGCCGCCAGTGGTCGCATTCTACGCCGAAGGCAAAGGCTGGAAAGCGCAAGGTTGGAGTGCGGTCAAGAACAAGTTCTGGGGTAAGTCACTCGAGTTGATTCCGGAGGGTCAGATTCGTCTGGAAtttggcgatggcgatgtgTTTTCTATCCAGAAACCATCGTCGTTTATGCGCAACCTGCTCGCGGGCAACAAGTACCTCGAACATGTTGGCGAGCTGACCGTCACCAACGAATCCACCGGTCAGCGCGCCGTGATCGAGTTCAAAGAGGGCACCATGTGGGGCGGTGCAGCCTCGCGCAACGGCGTCGAAGGCAAAATTTACGATGCCAATGATTCCACCGTCACGACACTCAAAGGCAAATGGTCCGATAGCCTTGCGCGACaaaaggacaaggacaacTACCAGATGCTCTGGGAAGCCAACGAAATGCCTCCATACGCCGAAGACTACTACGGCTTTACCTACTTTGCCATGTCGCTCAACGAGCTGTCCGAGGACTGCAAGGACGTGCTAGCGCCTACCGACTCGAGGCTGCGTCCCGATCAAAAGGCCTTCGAAGAGGGCGATGTCGACAAGGCCGAACAGCTCAAACACAAACTCGAGGAGGCTCAGCGCGCTAGGAGGAAACAGCTCGAAAGCCAGGCCAAGACCTACACTCCGAAATGGTTCCACAAGTCTGACGACGCTCCCGGCTGGCTCTACGGTGGTAGCGATGGAAGCGACTACTTCAAGATCAGGAAGAAGGCCGCCGAGAACGGAAAGGATGCCGTCTGGAACGAAGCACACGTCCCCAACGTATTCGACGTCTGA